In a genomic window of Lysobacterales bacterium:
- a CDS encoding EAL domain-containing protein, whose translation MMSPSPAPVDSDPPQRTVAAIWAELAENWSQPQAEHLAEQIDAWFETADGEQVTRLGDLAAYLASFVEAGREPNTAQRIRLEELVGRLTAAPSTPGAGAREVSERSITTPPADNVTSIQNALAAAVRPRTARNALCLLGIGDRMAPGLQAALTERGYDLHHFGDAIGLREFLVTTMPGAVLMPAPQLRALPALIARWKDAPAPPAVVVLSPDRDLTHRLLALRAGAAAFFAAPLDSYRIAARIDELLGRQDAPPYRVLIVEDDRDLALQCGQWIAAEGMTARIAPHGSAAITALSEFQPDAVLIDATLPDARGIDLVQLMRQQPEHATLPIVMAATAGDATERFDAIAAGADEVLVKPLKARHVVGVIRSRVQRAQWLRAQAEAGAARDPKTGLYPRSLVIERISGRIDTQGSALLMIQLDEVDTLRSQIGTSALAAIDVEMGSRLRELLQNHDLPCGLRDFSWLVLLTRERRELSTQLAERIRFALVERPFMVANTPVAVTASIGLVPLDEAPIDPDGALLAAERACSEAQARGGNIATWSALDSEAPIDPVLAVRAVLSRPLDARNLRVEYRPLVPLKGALHDQFDFQFFLGSAGNGGARGSYALCAQAARELGVASALERARFEIAFAAREEARGERHALRFLMPVSSDWLLDADEMEWLFATMEARQLAGGGFTFELSGAELLDRREALSAPIARLRQAGVRFGLGDYGRDFAAVHVLTQLPIDVLRIDIELLESTASANSTSPTLIALVRKAHQLGAAVIAPGMNTLEHAHIYTRLGIDYGVGNAFGPALTQPEFDFNRPLW comes from the coding sequence ATGATGTCGCCCTCGCCCGCACCTGTCGATTCGGACCCGCCACAGCGCACGGTGGCGGCGATCTGGGCCGAGCTGGCCGAGAACTGGTCGCAGCCCCAGGCGGAGCACTTGGCCGAGCAGATCGACGCGTGGTTCGAAACTGCCGACGGCGAGCAGGTCACGCGACTCGGCGACCTGGCTGCCTATCTCGCCAGTTTCGTCGAGGCCGGACGCGAGCCGAACACCGCGCAGCGCATCCGCCTGGAAGAACTGGTCGGCCGCCTCACCGCCGCGCCGTCAACGCCGGGCGCGGGCGCCCGCGAGGTGTCCGAGCGCAGCATCACAACGCCGCCTGCCGACAACGTCACTTCGATCCAGAACGCGCTCGCCGCAGCAGTGCGCCCGCGCACGGCACGCAATGCACTGTGCCTGCTTGGCATCGGCGACCGCATGGCCCCGGGCCTGCAAGCCGCACTCACCGAACGCGGCTACGACCTGCACCATTTCGGCGATGCCATCGGCCTGCGTGAATTCCTGGTCACCACCATGCCGGGCGCGGTGCTGATGCCGGCGCCGCAGTTGCGCGCATTGCCAGCTCTGATTGCACGCTGGAAGGACGCCCCGGCGCCGCCAGCAGTCGTGGTGCTGTCGCCGGACCGCGACCTGACGCATCGCCTGCTGGCCCTGCGCGCCGGCGCTGCGGCTTTCTTCGCGGCGCCGCTCGACAGCTATCGCATCGCGGCGCGCATCGACGAACTGCTCGGCCGCCAGGACGCGCCGCCCTACCGCGTGCTGATCGTCGAGGACGACCGCGATCTGGCACTGCAATGCGGCCAGTGGATTGCCGCCGAAGGCATGACCGCGCGCATCGCGCCGCACGGCTCGGCAGCGATCACTGCACTCTCGGAGTTCCAGCCCGACGCGGTCTTGATCGACGCCACCCTGCCCGACGCACGCGGCATCGACCTGGTGCAACTGATGCGCCAGCAACCCGAGCATGCGACCCTGCCGATCGTGATGGCCGCAACCGCCGGTGATGCCACCGAGCGCTTCGACGCCATTGCCGCTGGTGCCGATGAGGTGCTGGTCAAGCCGCTCAAGGCGCGCCACGTCGTCGGCGTCATCCGCTCGCGCGTGCAACGCGCACAGTGGCTGCGCGCCCAGGCCGAGGCCGGTGCCGCACGCGACCCCAAGACCGGGCTGTATCCGCGCTCGTTGGTGATCGAGCGCATCAGCGGGCGCATCGATACCCAGGGCTCGGCCTTGCTGATGATCCAACTGGACGAGGTCGACACGCTGCGCAGCCAGATCGGCACCAGCGCCCTGGCCGCGATCGACGTCGAGATGGGCTCGCGCCTGCGCGAATTGCTGCAGAACCACGACCTGCCCTGCGGACTGCGCGATTTCTCGTGGCTGGTGCTGCTCACGCGCGAGCGTCGCGAGCTGTCGACGCAGTTGGCCGAGCGCATTCGCTTCGCGCTGGTCGAGCGCCCGTTCATGGTCGCGAACACGCCGGTCGCCGTCACCGCCAGCATCGGCCTGGTGCCACTGGACGAGGCGCCGATCGACCCCGACGGCGCGCTGCTCGCGGCAGAACGTGCCTGCAGCGAAGCGCAGGCGCGCGGCGGCAATATCGCCACCTGGTCGGCGCTGGACAGCGAGGCGCCGATCGATCCGGTACTGGCGGTGCGCGCCGTGCTCAGCCGACCGCTGGACGCGCGCAACCTGCGCGTCGAATACCGGCCTTTGGTGCCACTCAAGGGCGCCCTGCATGACCAGTTCGATTTCCAGTTCTTCCTCGGTAGCGCTGGCAACGGCGGTGCCCGTGGCAGCTACGCGCTGTGCGCGCAGGCGGCGCGCGAACTCGGCGTCGCCAGCGCGCTCGAGCGCGCGCGCTTCGAGATCGCCTTCGCGGCGCGCGAAGAAGCACGCGGCGAACGCCATGCGCTGCGTTTCCTGATGCCGGTGAGCAGCGACTGGCTGCTCGATGCCGACGAAATGGAGTGGCTGTTCGCAACCATGGAAGCACGCCAGCTCGCCGGCGGCGGCTTCACCTTCGAACTGTCCGGCGCCGAACTGCTCGACCGTCGCGAGGCGCTCAGCGCCCCGATCGCGCGCCTGCGTCAGGCCGGCGTGCGCTTTGGCCTCGGCGACTACGGCCGGGATTTCGCCGCGGTGCATGTGCTGACACAACTCCCGATCGACGTCCTGCGCATCGACATCGAACTTCTCGAATCCACCGCCTCGGCGAACAGCACCAGCCCAACCCTGATCGCACTGGTACGCAAGGCGCATCAGCTCGGCGCCGCGGTGATCGCGCCGGGCATGAACACACTCGAACACGCGCACATCTACACGCGCCTCGGCATCGACTACGGCGTCGGCAATGCCTTCGGCCCAGCGCTGACGCAACCGGAGTTCGACTTCAACCGACCGCTGTGGTGA
- a CDS encoding YajQ family cyclic di-GMP-binding protein, whose translation MPSFDVISEVDKHELTNAVDQANREISNRFDFKGTDAKFELDKLVIKVQAPSEFQLQQMQDILRARLVARHIDARCLDAADPEVNLAGARQQVTVKQGIEQAVAKKIIAAIKEAKLKVEAQINADKLRVSSKKRDDLQLAIALLRKGEFEVPLQFDNFRD comes from the coding sequence ATGCCCTCGTTCGATGTCATTTCCGAAGTCGACAAGCACGAACTGACCAATGCCGTCGATCAGGCCAACCGCGAGATCTCGAATCGCTTCGACTTCAAGGGCACCGACGCGAAGTTCGAACTCGACAAGCTGGTCATCAAGGTGCAGGCGCCGAGCGAGTTCCAGTTGCAGCAGATGCAGGACATCCTGCGCGCGCGGCTGGTCGCCCGGCACATCGACGCGCGCTGTCTCGACGCGGCTGACCCGGAGGTGAACCTGGCCGGCGCGCGTCAGCAAGTGACGGTGAAGCAGGGCATCGAACAGGCGGTGGCGAAGAAGATCATCGCTGCGATCAAGGAAGCCAAGCTCAAGGTCGAGGCGCAGATCAATGCCGACAAGCTGCGCGTCAGCAGCAAGAAGCGCGACGACCTGCAACTCGCCATCGCGCTGCTGCGCAAGGGCGAGTTCGAGGTGCCGCTGCAGTTCGACAACTTCCGCGACTAG
- a CDS encoding P-II family nitrogen regulator → MKMVTAIIKPFKLDDVREALSEVDVTGVTVSEVKGFGRQKGHTELYRGAEYVVDFLPKIKLEVAVTSDQCERVVEAIQNAANTGKIGDGKIFVHDLDRVIRIRTGELDGDAL, encoded by the coding sequence ATGAAAATGGTCACCGCCATCATCAAGCCCTTCAAGCTCGACGACGTGCGCGAAGCACTGAGCGAGGTCGATGTCACCGGCGTCACGGTTTCCGAGGTGAAGGGCTTCGGCCGCCAGAAGGGCCATACCGAGCTCTACCGCGGCGCCGAGTACGTGGTCGATTTCCTGCCCAAGATCAAGCTCGAGGTCGCGGTCACTTCCGACCAGTGCGAGCGAGTCGTCGAAGCGATCCAGAACGCCGCGAACACCGGAAAGATTGGCGACGGCAAGATCTTCGTGCACGACCTCGACCGCGTCATCCGCATTCGCACCGGCGAACTCGACGGCGACGCGCTGTAG
- a CDS encoding ammonium transporter, producing MPRMLSVPLLFALLGLPTLTAAAPPTLNSGDTAWMIVATALVLLMTIPGLALFYAGMVRAKNVLSVLMQCFAITGLITVLWVLYGYSLVFDTTGMAKGALNLHSFIGGFGKAMLDGITTDSLSYAIPESVFVTFQMTFAIITPALIVGAFAERMKFSALLLFMALWFTFAYAPVAHMVWGGDGALLWDWGVLDFAGGTVVHINAGVAGLVAALVLGKRRGYPNTAMPPHNLGFTLVGASLLWVGWFGFNAGSAVAANGTAGMAMLVTHIASAAAALAWMTIEWLTHRKPSVLGIASGAVAGLVAITPAAGTAGPVGALWIGLAAGAVCFFTATGVKRRFGYDDSLDVFGVHAVGGIVGALLTGVFAAPALGGFGTVESIGMQLWIQFKGVAFTLVYSSIVTWLLLKLVDKTVGLRVDAEAETEGLDLALHNERGYII from the coding sequence ATGCCCCGAATGCTCTCGGTCCCCCTGCTGTTTGCCTTGCTCGGCCTGCCCACCCTGACCGCTGCCGCACCGCCGACGCTGAATTCCGGCGACACCGCCTGGATGATCGTGGCCACTGCGCTGGTGCTGTTGATGACCATTCCCGGGCTGGCGCTGTTCTATGCCGGCATGGTGCGCGCCAAGAATGTGCTCTCGGTGCTGATGCAGTGCTTCGCGATCACCGGACTGATCACCGTGCTGTGGGTGCTGTATGGCTACAGCCTGGTGTTCGACACCACCGGCATGGCCAAGGGCGCGCTCAACCTGCACAGTTTCATCGGCGGCTTCGGCAAGGCCATGCTCGACGGCATCACCACCGACAGCCTGAGCTATGCCATCCCCGAAAGCGTGTTCGTGACCTTCCAGATGACCTTCGCGATCATCACCCCGGCGCTGATCGTCGGCGCCTTCGCCGAACGCATGAAGTTCTCGGCGCTGCTGCTGTTCATGGCGTTGTGGTTCACCTTCGCCTACGCGCCGGTTGCCCACATGGTCTGGGGCGGCGACGGCGCGCTGCTGTGGGACTGGGGCGTCCTCGACTTCGCCGGCGGCACCGTGGTGCACATCAATGCCGGCGTCGCCGGACTGGTGGCCGCACTCGTGCTCGGCAAGCGTCGCGGCTACCCGAACACGGCGATGCCGCCACACAATCTCGGCTTCACCCTGGTCGGCGCCAGTCTGCTTTGGGTTGGCTGGTTCGGTTTCAACGCCGGCAGCGCGGTCGCGGCGAATGGCACCGCCGGCATGGCCATGCTCGTCACCCACATCGCGAGCGCGGCCGCAGCGCTGGCCTGGATGACCATCGAGTGGCTGACGCATCGCAAGCCGAGCGTGCTCGGCATCGCCTCGGGCGCGGTCGCCGGGCTGGTCGCGATCACTCCCGCCGCCGGCACCGCCGGGCCGGTGGGTGCGCTCTGGATCGGCCTGGCCGCCGGCGCGGTCTGCTTCTTCACTGCGACCGGGGTCAAGCGTCGCTTTGGCTATGACGATTCGCTCGACGTGTTCGGCGTGCATGCGGTCGGTGGCATCGTCGGCGCACTGCTCACCGGCGTGTTCGCAGCGCCGGCACTCGGCGGCTTCGGCACCGTCGAGAGCATCGGCATGCAGTTGTGGATCCAGTTCAAGGGCGTCGCCTTCACCCTGGTCTATTCGAGCATCGTCACCTGGCTGCTGCTGAAACTGGTCGACAAGACCGTCGGCCTGCGCGTCGACGCCGAAGCCGAGACCGAAGGCCTCGACCTGGCGCTGCACAACGAACGCGGCTACATCATCTGA
- a CDS encoding asparaginase, which translates to MDYLTIVTTGGTIDKIYFDDKSDFQIGAPQIGDILSALGVGFRFLVIPLLRKDSLHISDDDRDLVARTIEAQPGRHVLVTHGTDTMVETARVLTRITGKVIVMTGALNPARFQGSDAVFNIGCAVGAVQTLGDGVYVAMNGRIWDPLKVRKNRDANRFESV; encoded by the coding sequence ATGGATTACCTGACCATCGTCACCACCGGTGGCACGATCGACAAGATCTACTTCGACGACAAGTCCGACTTCCAGATTGGCGCGCCGCAGATCGGCGACATCCTGAGCGCGCTCGGGGTCGGCTTCCGTTTCCTGGTGATCCCGCTGCTGCGCAAGGACAGCCTGCACATCAGCGACGACGACCGCGACCTGGTCGCGCGCACGATCGAAGCACAACCCGGTCGGCACGTACTGGTGACTCATGGCACCGACACCATGGTCGAGACCGCACGCGTGCTGACGCGCATCACGGGCAAGGTGATCGTCATGACCGGTGCGCTGAATCCAGCGCGTTTCCAGGGTTCGGACGCGGTGTTCAACATCGGTTGCGCGGTCGGCGCGGTGCAGACGCTCGGCGATGGCGTCTATGTCGCCATGAACGGCCGCATCTGGGACCCGCTCAAGGTCCGCAAGAACCGCGACGCCAACCGCTTCGAGTCGGTGTGA
- a CDS encoding acyl-CoA dehydrogenase family protein, producing the protein MGFIQTAPMLANTYLDDRVLRSWLRRVLPPQVLAEHEARLGEFGELVAHEWYPRQLAERHLEPRHVPFDAFGQRVDQIELSPFWREAPAIAAQWGLVALGHDEWLAEHGRPLQFAFNYLFHPSSELFTCPLAMSDGALRALADSDNKALIERATPHLLSRDPKQFWISGQWMTETSGGSDVSGTETIARQDERGRWRLSGRKWFASAIHSDMALLLARPEKNPIGADGLALFYIEPRKSDGRLRNISIDRLKDKLGTRKLPTAEIQLENTPAELVGDSRHGVRAIAPMLNVTRLWNSVCAVAAMRRGLTLARDYATRRVVFGQPLIDQPLHQETLADLQTEFEAHFHLTFYAVELTGRVENGQHDDASVHLLRLLTPIIKLATGKAAVAALSEIIEAFGGAGYCEDTGLPGLLRDTQVLPIWEGTTNVLALDVVKALKQIGGLQHWLTAIRALTAQVSQPELEGVVKQVRETATAVAEWIQKRSRSKDELPAGARGLALTMGRTLALALLAQHAEWSFRNEHDPRTLHAARRFARLGCNRLADTVAIEARTLSSDIYA; encoded by the coding sequence ATGGGTTTCATACAGACCGCGCCGATGCTGGCCAACACCTATCTCGACGACCGCGTGCTGCGCTCGTGGCTGCGCCGCGTATTGCCACCACAGGTGCTCGCCGAGCACGAGGCACGACTCGGCGAGTTCGGCGAACTGGTGGCGCACGAGTGGTATCCACGCCAACTCGCGGAACGTCATCTCGAGCCGCGACACGTTCCTTTCGATGCGTTCGGCCAACGTGTCGACCAGATCGAACTCAGCCCGTTCTGGCGGGAGGCGCCAGCGATCGCTGCACAGTGGGGCCTGGTCGCGCTCGGCCACGACGAATGGCTCGCCGAGCACGGCCGGCCGCTGCAGTTCGCGTTCAATTACCTGTTCCATCCGTCGAGCGAACTATTCACCTGCCCGCTGGCGATGAGCGATGGCGCCCTGCGTGCACTCGCCGACAGCGACAACAAGGCGCTGATCGAGCGCGCCACGCCGCACCTGCTGAGCCGCGATCCGAAGCAGTTCTGGATCAGTGGGCAGTGGATGACCGAAACCAGCGGCGGCTCCGACGTCAGCGGCACCGAGACCATCGCGCGCCAGGACGAACGCGGGCGCTGGCGCCTGTCCGGACGCAAGTGGTTTGCCTCGGCAATCCACAGCGACATGGCGCTGCTGCTGGCCCGACCCGAGAAGAATCCGATCGGAGCCGACGGCCTGGCGCTGTTCTACATCGAGCCGCGCAAGTCCGACGGGCGCCTGCGCAACATCAGCATCGACCGCCTCAAGGACAAGCTCGGCACACGCAAGCTGCCGACCGCGGAGATCCAGCTCGAGAACACGCCTGCGGAACTGGTCGGCGACAGCCGCCACGGCGTGCGTGCGATCGCGCCGATGCTGAATGTCACGCGCCTGTGGAACTCGGTGTGCGCAGTCGCTGCGATGCGCCGCGGCCTGACCCTGGCGCGCGACTATGCAACCCGGCGCGTGGTGTTCGGGCAGCCGCTGATCGACCAACCGCTGCACCAGGAAACCCTGGCCGACCTGCAGACCGAGTTCGAGGCGCACTTCCACCTCACCTTCTACGCCGTCGAACTCACCGGCCGCGTCGAGAACGGCCAGCACGACGACGCCAGCGTGCACCTGCTGCGGCTGCTCACGCCGATCATCAAGCTCGCCACCGGCAAGGCCGCAGTGGCCGCGCTCAGCGAGATCATCGAAGCTTTCGGTGGCGCCGGCTATTGCGAAGACACCGGCCTCCCGGGCCTGCTGCGCGACACCCAAGTGCTGCCGATCTGGGAAGGCACGACCAATGTGCTCGCGCTGGATGTGGTCAAGGCGCTGAAACAGATCGGCGGCCTGCAGCACTGGCTGACCGCGATCCGCGCACTGACCGCGCAGGTCTCGCAACCGGAACTGGAGGGCGTGGTGAAACAGGTGCGCGAGACCGCCACCGCAGTCGCCGAATGGATCCAGAAGCGCTCGCGCAGCAAGGACGAACTGCCCGCCGGCGCGCGCGGACTGGCGCTGACCATGGGCCGCACGCTCGCTCTGGCCCTGCTGGCGCAGCATGCGGAATGGAGCTTCCGCAACGAACACGATCCGCGCACGCTGCATGCGGCGCGACGCTTCGCGCGCCTCGGCTGCAACCGGCTCGCCGATACCGTCGCGATCGAGGCGCGCACGCTGTCCAGCGACATCTACGCCTGA
- a CDS encoding DUF2069 domain-containing protein, which yields MRRTAGGDTLPLLALCAQALLQIFWHGLLHPPRPLPVALVLGVALLPLLALLPAAWHSRRRALLVGGIVSLLYFSHGVMEYWSNPPLRALASAEIVFALLAIFGLRKTRRPG from the coding sequence ATGCGCCGCACCGCCGGGGGCGACACACTGCCTCTGCTGGCGCTGTGCGCGCAGGCGCTGCTGCAGATTTTCTGGCATGGGCTGCTGCATCCACCGCGGCCCCTCCCGGTAGCACTGGTACTCGGGGTCGCATTGCTGCCGCTGCTGGCGTTGCTCCCGGCCGCATGGCACAGCCGCCGCCGCGCGCTGCTGGTGGGCGGCATCGTGTCGCTGCTTTATTTCAGTCATGGCGTGATGGAGTACTGGTCGAACCCGCCGCTGCGCGCCCTCGCGAGCGCCGAAATCGTGTTCGCCCTGCTCGCGATTTTCGGACTGCGCAAGACTCGCCGGCCGGGCTGA
- a CDS encoding TlpA family protein disulfide reductase translates to MKSWILVLALLFAAAVNGAESAVAEKAPSLVVTTLDHGEFDLAKQRGKWVLVNFWATWCAPCLKEIPDFSEFDVQRDDVVVIGLAFEEIEVADLRAFLKEHPAAYPIALVDVFAPPAGFEVPRGLPTSWLIAPDGLVAEKYLGPITSADLARRIAQEKR, encoded by the coding sequence ATGAAATCCTGGATTCTGGTCCTGGCGTTGTTGTTCGCCGCCGCGGTGAACGGCGCCGAATCCGCCGTCGCGGAGAAGGCGCCGTCGCTGGTAGTGACCACGCTCGATCACGGCGAGTTCGATCTTGCCAAGCAACGCGGCAAGTGGGTGCTGGTCAACTTCTGGGCGACCTGGTGCGCGCCCTGCCTGAAGGAGATCCCGGATTTTTCCGAGTTCGATGTGCAGCGCGACGACGTGGTCGTGATCGGGCTTGCGTTCGAGGAAATCGAGGTCGCCGACCTGCGCGCATTCCTCAAGGAACATCCGGCCGCATATCCGATTGCGCTGGTGGATGTCTTCGCGCCACCCGCAGGATTCGAGGTGCCGCGTGGACTGCCGACGAGTTGGTTGATCGCTCCCGATGGCTTGGTCGCGGAGAAATACCTCGGCCCCATCACCAGTGCCGACCTGGCGCGCCGAATCGCGCAGGAGAAACGCTGA
- a CDS encoding acylphosphatase produces the protein MAAARFIVRGRVQGVYYRASTRDHAIALGLVGSARNLDDGSVEVTAVGTGNALAELERWLWQGPPAASVAEVRREELNGASSFREFVTG, from the coding sequence ATGGCCGCAGCGCGTTTCATCGTTCGCGGGCGCGTGCAGGGCGTCTACTACCGCGCCTCGACGCGCGACCACGCGATCGCGCTCGGGCTGGTCGGCAGCGCGCGCAACCTCGACGACGGCTCGGTCGAAGTGACCGCGGTGGGCACCGGCAACGCGCTCGCGGAACTGGAGCGTTGGCTCTGGCAAGGCCCGCCCGCCGCGAGCGTCGCCGAGGTCCGGCGCGAGGAACTGAACGGCGCGTCGAGTTTCCGCGAATTCGTGACTGGCTGA
- the ppk2 gene encoding polyphosphate kinase 2 yields MARMKKKEYLELLQPLQVHLCEMQRWVQGTGQRVVVVFEGRDTAGKGGAISAIAQVLNPRGCRIVALPKPSERERSQWYFQRYVEHLPAAGEIVLFDRSWYNRGGVERVMGFCNDAEYKRWLAQAPVFEKMLVDDGILLFKYWFAVDQEEQEQRFAERVEDPVKRWKISPIDLAARDKYDDYTAARDAFFKPTHTRHTPWFVVDANDQKRARLNMIGHLLEQLPDQKVAPEPLQLPPLKRKRLGKDIIGAKASMVRAKF; encoded by the coding sequence ATGGCCCGGATGAAGAAGAAGGAATACCTGGAACTGCTGCAGCCGCTCCAGGTACACCTGTGCGAGATGCAGCGTTGGGTGCAAGGCACCGGGCAGCGCGTGGTCGTGGTGTTCGAGGGCCGCGATACCGCCGGCAAGGGTGGCGCCATCAGCGCCATCGCGCAGGTGCTGAACCCGCGCGGCTGCCGCATCGTCGCACTGCCCAAGCCAAGCGAGCGCGAACGCAGCCAGTGGTACTTCCAGCGCTATGTCGAGCACCTGCCTGCTGCCGGAGAAATCGTGCTGTTCGATCGCAGCTGGTACAACCGCGGCGGCGTCGAGCGCGTCATGGGCTTCTGCAACGATGCCGAATACAAGCGCTGGCTGGCGCAGGCGCCGGTGTTCGAGAAGATGCTGGTCGACGATGGCATCCTGCTGTTCAAGTACTGGTTCGCTGTGGACCAGGAAGAACAGGAGCAACGCTTCGCGGAACGCGTCGAGGATCCGGTCAAGCGCTGGAAGATTTCGCCGATCGACCTCGCCGCGCGCGACAAGTACGACGACTACACCGCCGCCCGCGATGCCTTCTTCAAGCCCACCCACACTCGCCACACGCCGTGGTTCGTGGTCGATGCCAACGACCAGAAGCGCGCGCGCCTGAACATGATCGGACACCTGCTCGAGCAGCTGCCGGACCAGAAAGTCGCGCCGGAGCCGCTGCAACTGCCCCCACTGAAGCGCAAGCGCCTGGGCAAGGACATCATCGGCGCCAAGGCCAGCATGGTGCGGGCGAAGTTCTGA
- the moaB gene encoding molybdenum cofactor biosynthesis protein B, translating to MSALENFIPLQLAVLTVSDTRTRANDSSGDYLERALCTAGHRLAARELVRDDIYRMRAIVAQWIADDGVDGVLVTGGTGFTGRDSTPEALRPLLDKEMPGFGEMFRAVSVAEIGTASLQSRAFAGLANGTFLFALPGSTSACRTAWEQILSSQLDSRTMPCNLAGLKPRLREH from the coding sequence ATGAGCGCACTAGAGAACTTCATTCCGCTGCAGCTGGCAGTGCTCACCGTGTCCGACACGCGCACGCGCGCCAACGACAGCTCCGGCGACTACCTCGAGCGGGCGCTTTGCACGGCTGGACACCGGCTCGCCGCGCGCGAACTGGTTCGCGACGACATCTATCGCATGCGCGCCATCGTGGCGCAGTGGATTGCCGATGACGGAGTCGATGGGGTGCTGGTCACCGGCGGCACCGGCTTCACTGGTCGTGACTCGACGCCGGAGGCACTGCGCCCGCTGCTGGACAAGGAAATGCCCGGCTTCGGCGAAATGTTCCGCGCCGTGTCGGTCGCCGAAATCGGCACTGCTTCACTGCAGTCGCGTGCCTTTGCCGGGCTCGCCAACGGCACCTTCTTGTTCGCGCTGCCAGGCTCGACCTCGGCCTGCCGCACCGCCTGGGAGCAGATTCTGTCGAGCCAGCTCGACTCCCGCACCATGCCCTGCAACCTCGCCGGATTGAAACCAAGACTGCGCGAACATTGA
- the prfA gene encoding peptide chain release factor 1, whose product MTPSLLRKLEILAERKVEVERLLAEPDVHADQKRFRDLSREYAQLEPIATGLAALDANARAITAARLMQGDTDADLRTMATEELQALERERAALDDSLGLLLVPRDPRDDAPVFLEVRAGAGGDEAAIFAGDLFRMYTRYAESKRWRVELISASVGEHGGFKEVVARVEGSGVFARLKFESGTHRVQRVPETEAQGRIHTSAATVAVLPEVDEIEDVEINPADLKVDTFRASGAGGQHVNKTDSAIRMTHLPSGIVVECQDERSQHKNRARALSLLKARLLDEQQRKQNAAQAELRRVQVGSGDRSQRIRTYNFPQGRLTDHRIGLTLYSLDRIVEGELDAVIDALAREHQTDELKLITEAAA is encoded by the coding sequence ATGACGCCATCGCTGCTGCGCAAGCTCGAAATTCTGGCGGAACGCAAGGTCGAAGTGGAGCGCCTGCTCGCCGAGCCCGACGTGCACGCGGACCAGAAGCGCTTCCGCGATCTGTCGCGCGAGTACGCCCAGCTCGAGCCGATCGCCACCGGACTCGCCGCGCTCGATGCGAACGCTCGGGCGATCACCGCGGCACGGCTGATGCAGGGCGACACCGATGCCGATCTGCGCACCATGGCGACCGAAGAACTGCAGGCGCTGGAGCGCGAGCGCGCCGCACTCGATGACTCCCTGGGACTGCTGCTGGTGCCACGCGATCCGCGCGACGACGCGCCGGTGTTCCTCGAAGTTCGCGCCGGCGCCGGCGGCGACGAGGCCGCCATCTTTGCCGGCGACCTCTTCCGCATGTACACCCGCTACGCCGAGTCGAAGCGCTGGCGAGTCGAGCTGATCTCGGCCAGCGTCGGTGAGCACGGTGGCTTCAAGGAAGTCGTCGCGCGCGTCGAAGGCAGTGGCGTGTTTGCCCGGCTCAAGTTTGAAAGCGGCACCCACCGCGTGCAGCGGGTGCCCGAGACCGAGGCCCAGGGACGCATCCATACCTCTGCAGCCACGGTCGCGGTGCTGCCCGAGGTGGACGAGATCGAGGACGTCGAGATCAACCCGGCCGACCTCAAGGTCGACACTTTTCGTGCCTCGGGCGCGGGCGGCCAGCACGTCAACAAGACCGACTCTGCGATCCGCATGACGCATCTGCCGAGCGGCATCGTCGTCGAATGCCAGGACGAGCGCTCGCAGCACAAGAACCGGGCGCGCGCGCTTAGCCTGCTGAAGGCGCGCCTGCTCGATGAGCAGCAGCGCAAGCAGAATGCGGCTCAAGCCGAGCTGCGCCGCGTACAGGTTGGCTCGGGCGATCGTTCGCAGCGCATCCGCACCTACAACTTCCCGCAGGGGCGCTTGACCGACCATCGCATCGGACTCACCCTTTATTCGCTGGACCGCATCGTCGAGGGCGAACTCGACGCGGTCATCGATGCGCTGGCGCGCGAGCACCAGACCGACGAACTCAAGCTGATCACCGAGGCCGCCGCATGA